Below is a window of Vibrio sp. SS-MA-C1-2 DNA.
AGATTAATCACTCATTTTTTCTCGGTTATGTGGAATAGACCAATCTTGTTGATGTCCAGCGGGGACAATACCATAAGGATTAATCGCTAAATGACTGGCATAATAATGACGTTTAATGTGTGCCATGTTGACGGTTTTGGCAATATTGGGCATTTGATATAGCTCAATCATGTAGTGGTAAATATTATCAAACTCTTTTAATAGCTTTAAATTACATTTGAAATGAGTATGGTAAACCGAATCGAATCGTATCAAGGTTGTCCATAATCGCCAATCTGCTTCCGTTAATGTAGATCCAACCAAATAGCGTTGTGTACCCAGTAATTGATCAAGATATTCTAAGCTTTCAAAAAGCGGAGTGACATTTTTATCATAAGCTTCTTGGCTTGTCGCAAACCCTGATTTATAAACACCGTTATTCACCGTATGGTAAACGAGTTCATTAATTTTATCGATTTCAGGTTGTAACTCTTCCGGGTAATAGTCATCCATATTGCCCGTTAAATCATTAAATGCGGAGTTGAACATTCTAATGATTTCTGACGATTCATTATTGACCGCAACTTGTAATTTCTTATCCCAAAGCAGAGGAACACTGACTACACCGTTATAGTCAGGCACATTTTGACGGTAACGCTCAGAAAGAAATTGACCATGAAATAGTGTATCGCCAGTGGTTTCAAATTCAGCCTCAGATTCTATATTATGCGTAAAACTCCAACCATTACCATGCATATCAGGGTGAACAACACTGACAGTAATTAGTGCTTCAAGTCCTTTTAATTGACGAAAAATTAATGCACGATGAGCCCAAGGGCAAGCCAAAGAAACATAGAGATGATATCGGTCTGCTTCTGCTTTAAATCCGGCGTCACCCGTGGGTCCAGCACTGCCATCATCGGTTATCCA
It encodes the following:
- a CDS encoding glutathione S-transferase family protein, producing MTELKSTWNSSIKEGEYRRKESQFRHWITDDGSAGPTGDAGFKAEADRYHLYVSLACPWAHRALIFRQLKGLEALITVSVVHPDMHGNGWSFTHNIESEAEFETTGDTLFHGQFLSERYRQNVPDYNGVVSVPLLWDKKLQVAVNNESSEIIRMFNSAFNDLTGNMDDYYPEELQPEIDKINELVYHTVNNGVYKSGFATSQEAYDKNVTPLFESLEYLDQLLGTQRYLVGSTLTEADWRLWTTLIRFDSVYHTHFKCNLKLLKEFDNIYHYMIELYQMPNIAKTVNMAHIKRHYYASHLAINPYGIVPAGHQQDWSIPHNREKMSD